In Bacteriovorax stolpii, a single genomic region encodes these proteins:
- a CDS encoding NADAR family protein encodes MKFLIILSALFISCSSVFAGAPHYDNYPPTPATPYTEEILDFYSVKDAYGEFSNFALFPIVVDGVDWPTSEHYYQAHKYTDPELMEKVRRAKTPMEAALMGRDPKIPKREDWDTYKDIAMEVAVRAKFYQYESLRTLLKSTGTTFMYEHTKNDCYWGDCGDRTGKNKLGLLLMKLREEI; translated from the coding sequence ATGAAATTTTTAATTATTTTAAGCGCTTTATTTATTAGTTGCTCATCTGTTTTTGCAGGGGCCCCTCATTACGACAATTATCCACCAACTCCGGCCACGCCATACACTGAAGAGATTCTGGATTTCTATTCAGTGAAAGATGCTTACGGAGAGTTCTCAAACTTCGCTTTATTTCCCATTGTTGTTGATGGTGTGGACTGGCCAACAAGCGAGCACTATTACCAGGCCCACAAATACACTGATCCTGAATTAATGGAAAAAGTTAGACGAGCAAAAACGCCGATGGAAGCAGCTCTTATGGGCCGCGATCCAAAAATTCCAAAAAGAGAAGACTGGGATACCTATAAAGATATCGCTATGGAAGTAGCGGTGAGAGCAAAATTTTACCAGTACGAAAGCTTAAGAACTCTTTTAAAGTCGACAGGGACAACATTCATGTATGAACATACAAAAAATGATTGTTACTGGGGTGACTGTGGCGATCGCACAGGAAAAAATAAACTTGGGCTTCTTCTTATGAAACTTCGAGAAGAAATTTAA
- a CDS encoding ABC transporter permease, which yields MIEIKNITKSFQMGDTKVDVLKGISLKIERGDFVAIMGPSGSGKSTLMNILGLLDIPSSGSYLLGDKEVATLSEDELAVIRRGEIGFIFQQFNLLPRLEAWQNVALPLIYSEGKFDFNKSQKLLGKVGLADRLHHKTNEVSGGQQQRIAIARSLINEPRIIFADEPTGNLDSKSEKEILAILKDLNNQGITVIIVTHEDEIGHEANRLIRMRDGVIQSDERFKPYQPPKDQLPAKTYGNQFSWKEILEHFHQGYRTLTANKVRSILSMLGILIGVAAVVAMLALGSGAQKSIEDQLSSMGSNLLVLRAGNIRVGGVMQESGTRIRITMDDAFALKNEIPAIADVSPNVSGRGQVTYLNKNWNTSVAGVTPSYARMRTSTPDYGRFFSDDEGQQRALVAVIGRTVARELFGDKNPIGSMIKINRINFSVIGLLPEKGASGPQDQDDRILIPVQTGMYRLFGKNYVDSIDIQVRNKNDIDDVEESVKAAMIKRYRVPLSSSDDAFQIFNMAELQNAISQSSKTISTLLATIAAISLVVGGIGIMNIMLVSVTERTKEIGLRKAVGAMRSDILMQFLTESVLVSFLGGFMGIVLGWAITFTFSVIIGWNASVSWDSILLAFGFSVIIGIVFGIYPAHKASKLHPIEALRYE from the coding sequence ATGATTGAAATAAAAAATATTACCAAATCCTTTCAAATGGGCGATACCAAAGTTGATGTTCTAAAAGGCATTAGCTTAAAAATTGAACGCGGCGATTTCGTAGCGATCATGGGCCCGTCTGGTTCTGGTAAATCGACACTGATGAATATCCTGGGGCTTCTGGATATTCCTTCAAGTGGCTCTTATCTTCTAGGAGATAAAGAAGTCGCAACGTTGAGTGAAGATGAACTTGCGGTTATCAGACGCGGAGAGATCGGTTTTATTTTCCAGCAATTTAATCTCTTGCCAAGGCTTGAGGCCTGGCAAAACGTGGCCCTTCCTCTTATTTATTCCGAAGGAAAATTTGATTTTAATAAATCCCAAAAACTTTTAGGAAAGGTAGGTCTTGCCGATCGCCTTCACCATAAAACCAATGAAGTCTCAGGTGGGCAGCAACAAAGAATTGCTATCGCCCGCTCCCTGATAAACGAGCCCAGAATTATTTTTGCCGATGAGCCAACAGGAAACCTGGACTCAAAAAGTGAAAAAGAGATTCTTGCGATTTTAAAAGATCTCAACAATCAAGGTATCACTGTCATTATCGTTACTCACGAAGATGAAATCGGACACGAGGCCAACAGGCTTATCCGCATGCGCGATGGTGTGATTCAGTCTGATGAGCGCTTTAAACCGTATCAACCTCCAAAAGATCAATTGCCTGCTAAAACTTATGGCAATCAATTCTCTTGGAAGGAAATCCTGGAACACTTTCACCAGGGTTATAGAACTCTTACCGCCAACAAGGTCCGCTCTATTCTTTCCATGCTTGGTATTTTAATCGGGGTTGCTGCGGTTGTGGCGATGCTCGCCTTGGGATCTGGAGCGCAGAAATCGATTGAAGACCAACTTTCTTCTATGGGCTCAAACCTCCTGGTTCTTCGCGCAGGAAACATTCGTGTCGGTGGAGTTATGCAGGAGTCTGGAACCAGAATCCGCATTACCATGGATGATGCTTTCGCTTTAAAAAATGAAATCCCGGCCATTGCCGATGTTTCTCCCAACGTTTCAGGACGCGGACAAGTCACTTATTTAAATAAGAACTGGAACACATCTGTTGCCGGAGTGACTCCAAGCTATGCGCGCATGAGAACTTCAACTCCAGACTACGGAAGATTCTTCTCCGATGATGAAGGACAGCAAAGAGCACTCGTGGCCGTTATCGGTCGCACAGTGGCCCGCGAACTCTTCGGTGATAAAAACCCCATCGGGTCGATGATTAAAATTAATCGCATTAACTTTTCTGTTATCGGTCTTCTTCCTGAAAAAGGAGCTTCTGGCCCTCAGGACCAGGACGATAGAATCTTAATCCCGGTGCAAACGGGAATGTACCGTTTGTTTGGGAAAAACTATGTCGACTCTATCGATATCCAGGTTCGAAACAAAAACGATATTGATGATGTTGAAGAAAGTGTGAAGGCCGCGATGATTAAACGCTACCGCGTCCCTCTTTCATCTTCTGATGATGCTTTTCAAATTTTCAACATGGCCGAGCTACAAAATGCCATCAGCCAAAGCAGCAAAACAATCTCTACACTTCTAGCAACAATTGCTGCCATTTCTTTGGTCGTTGGTGGTATCGGGATCATGAACATCATGCTCGTCTCAGTCACAGAAAGAACAAAAGAAATCGGTTTAAGAAAAGCCGTCGGGGCCATGCGCTCAGATATCCTTATGCAGTTTTTAACTGAGTCTGTCCTGGTGAGTTTCCTCGGCGGATTTATGGGAATTGTTTTAGGATGGGCCATCACCTTCACATTCTCAGTGATCATCGGCTGGAATGCTTCAGTCTCATGGGACTCAATTCTGCTTGCGTTTGGCTTCTCTGTGATTATCGGGATTGTTTTTGGGATTTATCCGGCCCATAAAGCTTCTAAACTGCATCCTATTGAAGCTTTGAGATACGAATAA
- a CDS encoding efflux RND transporter periplasmic adaptor subunit — MKKSLIIGAVIIVLGGISFYSYKKNQKPAITYSEYSVEKGDIAVTILATGTVQPKNRLEIKAPVAGRIDEVLIKEGSKVRKGQIIAWMSSTERAAMLDAARSKGEEEFKKWSELYLPTPVLAPIAGTIILKSVEPGQTFTNTDAIFTMSDHLTVKANVDETDIAQIKLNSSAMIVLDAYPKSPIKARVDQLAFDATTTNNVTTYTIDVRPEETPDFMRSGMTANVTFSVKEKTGTLLIPSEAMKVVDGKTLVMKKNEKAPPTETVISTGLTDGKRTEVLEGLVENDVILIQDYSIGDGAQNSSNPFSPKFPKGGKRSSGGPR; from the coding sequence GTGAAAAAATCTCTTATTATTGGCGCAGTCATTATCGTTTTAGGCGGAATTAGTTTTTACTCATATAAGAAAAACCAAAAGCCAGCAATTACTTACAGCGAATACTCCGTTGAAAAAGGTGACATCGCTGTCACAATTTTAGCGACCGGTACTGTTCAACCTAAAAACCGCCTGGAAATTAAAGCTCCTGTGGCCGGAAGAATTGATGAAGTTCTCATCAAAGAAGGATCAAAGGTCAGAAAGGGACAAATCATCGCCTGGATGAGTTCGACAGAAAGAGCGGCCATGCTCGATGCTGCCCGTTCAAAAGGTGAAGAAGAATTTAAAAAGTGGTCGGAGCTCTACCTCCCTACTCCGGTTCTTGCACCCATTGCCGGAACAATCATTTTAAAAAGTGTTGAACCGGGACAGACTTTCACTAATACTGATGCAATCTTTACGATGTCTGATCACCTGACGGTAAAGGCCAATGTTGATGAGACTGACATTGCTCAAATCAAACTCAATAGCAGTGCTATGATTGTTCTGGACGCTTATCCAAAGTCTCCGATTAAAGCGCGCGTTGACCAACTGGCCTTCGATGCCACAACAACAAACAACGTAACAACTTACACTATTGATGTCCGTCCAGAAGAAACACCGGATTTCATGCGCAGTGGGATGACAGCTAACGTGACGTTCTCTGTAAAAGAAAAAACGGGCACTCTCTTAATTCCAAGTGAGGCCATGAAAGTTGTAGACGGAAAAACATTAGTTATGAAAAAAAATGAAAAAGCTCCGCCGACAGAGACTGTCATCTCTACAGGACTGACAGATGGAAAAAGAACTGAAGTCCTGGAAGGTCTCGTTGAAAATGACGTGATCCTGATTCAGGACTACTCTATTGGCGACGGCGCTCAAAATTCAAGCAATCCATTTAGTCCTAAATTCCCAAAAGGCGGCAAACGCAGTAGTGGCGGACCAAGATAG
- a CDS encoding TolC family protein — translation MVRKSHLLVLTLSFSSALFAEQKLTFEDSIALAVKSNLEVQASYEALKASQADKKSTRSAFFPKVSASLSYEKANSETKSGASSTTDAYSGSLNLTQNLFNGFQDSASLKIADSKIQIEEANLQETKSQISFDLKNAVANYFYAKDSLSLSRDIKKRREDNLRMVELRFENGRENKGSVLLSKAYLEQAKLDLFKAENAMATSLIYLRRVLNLPENEPVEITTTPAVDDPALPNYDALIESTPTAKKFKATLASASATLDSSKSGFYPDLNVSASVGKTGDSFFPDDNRRWAAGATLSWSLFDGGKDFYSTYSASYQVKAAEKRLENQNMELRRVLSQSYTSFKEANQTVKVSSAFLEAAKVRADISRSKYNNGLSNFDDWDLIENDLITKQKDYTLQIRNRLQASAAWEQAQGTGVIP, via the coding sequence ATGGTTAGAAAATCTCATCTCTTGGTTCTCACTCTCTCGTTTTCTTCTGCTCTTTTTGCTGAACAAAAATTAACTTTTGAAGACTCAATTGCTCTTGCGGTTAAGAGCAACCTGGAAGTACAAGCATCTTATGAGGCCCTAAAAGCTTCACAAGCTGATAAAAAAAGCACACGTTCTGCTTTTTTCCCGAAAGTTTCAGCGAGTCTTTCTTACGAGAAGGCCAATAGTGAAACCAAATCAGGTGCCTCGAGCACAACAGATGCATATAGCGGCTCATTGAATTTGACTCAAAATCTTTTTAATGGATTTCAGGATTCTGCCAGCTTAAAAATTGCCGACAGTAAGATCCAAATAGAAGAGGCCAATCTTCAGGAAACAAAATCACAAATTAGCTTCGATTTAAAAAATGCGGTGGCCAATTACTTTTATGCTAAAGATTCATTGAGTCTTTCACGCGATATTAAAAAGCGCCGAGAAGACAACTTAAGGATGGTTGAGCTGCGTTTTGAAAACGGAAGAGAAAATAAAGGATCGGTACTTTTATCCAAGGCCTACCTTGAACAAGCAAAGCTCGATCTCTTTAAAGCTGAAAATGCCATGGCGACCAGCTTAATCTACTTAAGAAGAGTTTTAAATCTTCCAGAAAATGAGCCCGTTGAGATCACGACAACTCCTGCGGTGGATGATCCGGCCCTTCCAAATTACGATGCACTGATTGAATCCACTCCCACTGCTAAAAAATTCAAGGCCACTCTAGCTTCGGCAAGTGCCACTCTTGATTCCAGTAAATCAGGTTTTTATCCTGACTTAAACGTCAGTGCTTCAGTTGGAAAAACTGGCGATAGCTTTTTTCCAGATGACAATAGAAGATGGGCCGCGGGTGCAACCCTATCATGGTCACTTTTTGATGGTGGAAAAGATTTTTATTCTACTTACAGCGCAAGCTATCAGGTAAAGGCCGCTGAAAAAAGACTTGAAAACCAGAACATGGAATTAAGAAGAGTGCTCTCCCAAAGTTATACTTCTTTTAAAGAAGCCAATCAAACAGTAAAAGTCAGCTCCGCTTTTTTAGAAGCAGCAAAAGTCAGAGCAGATATTTCCCGCAGCAAATACAACAATGGTCTTTCGAATTTTGATGACTGGGATTTAATTGAAAACGATCTCATCACAAAACAAAAAGACTACACACTACAAATTAGAAACCGCCTGCAAGCATCGGCAGCTTGGGAACAAGCTCAAGGCACTGGAGTGATTCCGTGA
- a CDS encoding CRTAC1 family protein, whose translation MKKYLILMLVLAACSPKQHVKTKREISSDNKRGLYFEDVTDESGIPSDLASSSIIAGDYDNDGRVDIIAKDHLFRNISGKDIVFEDVTVKAGLDKLSGYPVFIDINNDGQLDIITTKGMVFIQKNKIFMNMSQQYGLRLPEKAFTLSFADVNGDGFADLLVGQSENHENNTFSFLPAKFYLNIAGRTFKEDPSRFNLDKYPAYVRGMQWADFDNDSVNEVYFSNYRLKQNFLFKKAGNTYVETAPKYKVQGDFDSKTFYDAHLKKSFGPQYGHTIGSVWADFNNDGNFDLWAANLVHKFVGTTNSGGYDYRGYICDDSKIYKNSGAPDYKFTDVRKQSGIPMKPIGDYSAYKGDELWSQITAADFDNDGLIDTYVSQVYKLNYSYSLLFKNLGNFKFKDVGDKEPIRVYDSYGGIWADFNNDGRMDLIISGRETPESDQKLQVFQNIYTNPNNHYVKIRLIGIASGKNPVGTQVRITTDKGVFLRQFEGVTGTLSQQNDPTLHFGLGNSKVIKSVQVRWNSKKVLNVTGVTMDKTWVVTEQK comes from the coding sequence ATGAAAAAATACTTAATTCTTATGCTAGTTCTTGCCGCTTGTTCACCAAAACAACATGTAAAAACAAAACGCGAGATTTCTTCAGACAATAAGCGCGGACTTTATTTTGAAGACGTCACCGATGAATCAGGCATCCCAAGTGATCTGGCCTCTTCTTCTATCATTGCCGGAGACTATGACAATGATGGCCGCGTGGACATCATAGCTAAAGACCATCTTTTCAGAAATATTTCCGGCAAGGACATTGTCTTTGAGGACGTCACGGTCAAGGCCGGTCTGGATAAGCTATCAGGATATCCGGTTTTCATTGATATCAACAACGACGGCCAGCTCGACATCATCACTACAAAGGGAATGGTTTTCATTCAGAAAAATAAAATCTTCATGAATATGAGTCAGCAGTATGGGCTGAGACTTCCTGAAAAAGCTTTTACTCTTTCTTTTGCCGACGTTAACGGTGACGGCTTTGCCGATCTTCTTGTCGGCCAGTCGGAAAACCACGAAAATAACACCTTTTCTTTTCTTCCTGCTAAATTCTACTTGAATATCGCCGGCAGAACATTCAAAGAAGACCCTTCTCGCTTTAACCTGGATAAATACCCGGCCTACGTGCGCGGGATGCAATGGGCGGATTTCGACAACGACTCAGTCAATGAGGTCTACTTTTCTAACTACCGCTTAAAACAAAACTTTCTCTTTAAAAAGGCCGGCAACACTTATGTCGAAACGGCTCCCAAATACAAAGTCCAAGGTGATTTTGATTCAAAAACTTTTTATGATGCCCACTTGAAGAAATCTTTTGGCCCTCAATATGGGCACACGATTGGATCGGTCTGGGCCGATTTCAACAATGATGGAAACTTCGATTTATGGGCAGCAAACCTGGTTCATAAATTTGTAGGAACGACCAACAGCGGAGGATACGATTACCGCGGCTACATTTGCGATGATTCCAAAATCTATAAGAACTCAGGAGCTCCTGACTATAAGTTTACTGATGTGAGAAAACAATCTGGCATTCCAATGAAGCCAATTGGTGATTACAGTGCTTATAAAGGTGATGAGCTGTGGTCGCAAATCACGGCCGCTGACTTTGACAATGATGGACTCATTGATACCTATGTGTCTCAAGTTTATAAGTTAAACTACTCTTACTCTCTACTCTTTAAAAACTTAGGTAACTTCAAGTTTAAAGATGTCGGAGATAAAGAGCCTATTCGTGTTTATGACAGCTATGGTGGGATCTGGGCAGACTTCAACAACGATGGCCGCATGGATTTAATTATTTCGGGAAGAGAGACTCCTGAGAGCGATCAAAAACTTCAAGTCTTCCAGAATATCTATACCAACCCTAACAATCACTATGTCAAAATCAGACTGATTGGAATCGCTTCTGGAAAAAACCCGGTAGGAACTCAAGTAAGAATCACGACAGATAAAGGTGTGTTTCTTAGACAATTTGAAGGAGTCACAGGAACATTGAGCCAGCAAAATGACCCGACTCTGCATTTTGGTCTAGGGAATTCTAAGGTTATCAAATCAGTTCAAGTCAGATGGAACTCTAAAAAAGTCCTGAATGTCACCGGAGTGACGATGGATAAGACTTGGGTCGTGACGGAACAGAAATAA
- a CDS encoding SDR family NAD(P)-dependent oxidoreductase, with protein sequence MQLFIITGTTRGLGFSLAEEALKAGHFVISLSRESAFKMPSFINIKHDLTKIKGLDKKFLTALKKIDMKKVKAIHLINNAAIIGPIESAEHFSLEQIDTHMQVNVVAPMYLTSLVLKTFKKKKCFQTFTNISSGAAVRTIPAWSLYCSGKAGLRMFTDCLADDYKKTNNLRFLDFSPGVMDTNMQATIRKQKSKTFSRLDDFKQLKEKNLLLSADKVAMALLEVLKDPKAIDKTHYDIKDLL encoded by the coding sequence ATGCAGTTATTTATCATTACCGGAACGACCCGAGGCCTGGGTTTTTCACTGGCCGAAGAGGCCCTAAAAGCGGGACACTTTGTGATTTCTCTTTCCCGTGAAAGTGCTTTTAAAATGCCCAGCTTTATCAACATCAAACACGATCTCACAAAAATAAAAGGCCTCGATAAAAAATTTCTCACAGCTCTAAAAAAAATCGACATGAAAAAAGTGAAGGCGATTCACTTAATCAACAACGCTGCGATTATAGGCCCGATTGAAAGTGCAGAGCATTTTTCTTTGGAACAAATTGATACTCATATGCAAGTTAATGTCGTAGCCCCGATGTATTTAACGTCGCTAGTGCTTAAGACTTTTAAAAAGAAAAAATGTTTTCAGACTTTTACAAATATCAGCTCCGGGGCCGCCGTGAGAACAATTCCGGCCTGGTCCCTTTATTGTTCGGGAAAGGCAGGCCTTCGCATGTTTACTGACTGCCTGGCCGATGATTACAAAAAAACAAACAATTTGCGTTTTTTAGACTTTAGCCCGGGGGTTATGGACACCAATATGCAGGCAACTATAAGAAAACAGAAGTCTAAAACCTTCAGCAGACTGGATGATTTTAAGCAATTAAAAGAAAAGAATTTGCTCCTTTCTGCCGATAAGGTAGCGATGGCGCTTCTGGAAGTCCTTAAAGACCCAAAGGCCATTGATAAAACCCATTATGACATCAAAGATTTACTATAA